GAGAGCAGCAATAGAACCAGCAGAACGCGACGCAGTTTCATGGCTTTATTGTAGCGATTTCAAGTTTTTTCTGAGATCTGAGCGGCTTCAAGCAGCAACGGCCAGAGCTGGTCGACCTGCCATTCGAGCTCAGTAAGCGGTCCGCCGTTGGTGAGGACGTAGTCGCAGAGCGCGGCCTTCTGGTCGTCGGGGATCTGGAGAGCGATGCGGCGTTGGGCGTCGGCTTCCAGGCTGGCGCGCATCTCGCGGGTGAGAACACCGTTCGGAGCAGTGCGGGCGAGGAAACGGGCGATGCGGAGTTCCTCGGGCGCGGTGACAAGGATCAGCTTGTCGAAGCGTTTTCGCCAGCCCTTTTCGCCGCCGTACCTGGTTTCGAAGATCAAGGCGGACTCGACGATGACGATAGCGTTCGGGTCGCGGTTTGCAAGTTCGTCGGTCAATTCAATCTGCCGGTCGATGGTGGCCGGATGAATGATGGCGTTGAGTTCGTCAGCCCGGTTGTACGTGAAGGCGATGCGCGCCAGGACGGGACGAAACAGGCGTCCATCGGGCAGAACGACAGAGGGTCCAAACTTCGCGACGATTTGATCATAGACAGGCTGGCCGGGTTCCATGAGTTCGCGAGCGATCTCGTCGGCGCTTAGGATGTGTGCGCCGAGCGCAGCGAAGAGAGAGCAGGCGGTCGATTTGCCGCTGCCCAGACCGCCGGTCAGCCCGACGCGAAGCACGGCTAGGCCTGCTTTGCGGGAAGGCCGCGACGCAGCTTGGCCGCGGTCACCGTGTTTTGCATGAGCATAGCGATCGTCAGCGCGCCAACGCCGCCGGGGACTGGCGTGTAGGCTCCCGAAACTTTGAAGGCGGCGGGATGGATATCGCCGACTACGACCGAGCCGCGTTTCGCGAAGCTCTCGAGGCGAGCTGGATCGTCGCCGAAGAAGTCCTCAACCTCTGCGGGTTCGGTGACGCGGCTGATGCCTACGTCGATCAGCACCGCTCCGGGTTTGACCATGTCCCTGGTCACGAAGCCCGGACGTCCGATGGCGGCGACGAGAATGTCCGCGCTGCGCGTAAAGCTGGCGAGGTCCTTCGTCTTGCTGTGGCAGACCGTGACCGTCGCGGAGGCGTTGATGAGCATGACGGCGGCGGGTTTGCCCACAATGTCGGAGCGTCCCAACACGACAGCATTCTTGCCTGCTACAGGCAGGTTGCTGCGCTTCAGAATCTGCATGATGCCGGCGGGCGTGCAGGGCGCAAGCCCCGGCTGGCCTGCCTGCAGGCGTCCGGCGTTGACGGGATGAAAGCCGTCCACATCCTTCTCCGGAAGTACGGAGTCGAGCACGCGGCGGGTGTCGACGTGCTTCGGCAGAGGGAGCTGGATGAGGATGCCGTCTATCTCTTCGCGCGCATTCAGGCTGGCGACCATCGCGAGAAGCTCTTCGGTGGTGATCGATGCGGGCGGCGTCGCCATCTCGCTGTAGATGCCGAGCTCGCCGCAGGTCTTGACCTTGCTGCGGACGTAGATCTGAGAGGCGGGATCTTCGCCGACGAGGATGACGGCGAGACCGGGCTTGATGCCCTGGGCCGCAAGCTCCTGCACTTCGACGCCGACTTCGGACTTGATCGAAGCGGCGATCGCGACTCCGTCGAGGAGGAGAGGAGCGGAGGGAGTATCGATACTCGAAGGGCTCTGCTGTTCCATAAGACTCATATCTCTATGGTATCGCGACAGGGAGGGAGCTTCTGGCTGGGTTCTACAATAAGGGGTGATGGCATCTTCCAGCAGGCAGAGATCGATTTCGCAGGCGCTCAGCGGAAGTCTGAGCGGGTTGCTTCGCTGCCCGGTCTGCAAGGGACCGCTTTCGGTCGAAGATGTTCCCGCGCAGCAACGGATCTCCTGTTTACAGTGCGCACGTTGCTATCCCGTGATCGACGGCCTCCCGGTACTCATACCAGAGAGAGCGATTGCTAAAGTCCCAGACCCATCCTCAACCGGCGATACCGCATCACACTGAAGGTGGGCGTTACGGAATCGCTTCACTGCAGGGTTGAAACGTCGCTTGCCGCTTAAGAAGCGAGGCGATTCTGCCGATATTGAACCTGATGAGGGCCCGTACCACCGTTGGCCAGGGTCAAAGTGGATTGCGTTCAACCAAAGCCGCTTTGATCTTCGCACCTCCCGGACATGGAACGTCCGATCCCATCAAACTTCGCTAACGAGTCGCAATCCGAATCCTGCGGATAGTTCGTACCCCTAGAGCCGGAACAGGCGAACGTTAAGAGATTCTTCCCAGAGGCGACCTAACATGGCACATCTCCCCGCTTCGATCACCATCGAAAAATTCCCCACGACGGAATTGGCCGAGCTCCGTGAAGAATTATTGCAGGCTGGGCTGGACTCACGGCAGTCCGCCGAGCTTATTCGCAGCTTCCTAACCATCCGTGGATATGGTGTATGCCTCGACGAGGCCTCAAAGGCCGTGGCCAGCAATGAGGTGTTGTTTGGTCCTCTGCAACGCATGCAGGAGACCCTGGAGCGGGTCGCTGTTCTGATGTAGAAACGCAAGACGGGCGGGTTTGGACTTCGAGATACTGGCACAGTACGCCGAAGTTCTCTAACGTCTGAGAATGCGCTCTATTCTCTCGCTTGGAACGCCTCGGGGGCTGACGGACGTTCGATCCGCCATTTGGCCCGTTCTGTTTGCGTGCCTGTGGGTACTACTTGCCAGCGCGGGGGCACAGACCCTACCCGCTCCGGATACTGCGCAGCCGACGCCTGCCTCGGCTGTCTCCGCCGCATCGGCCACGGGCGAAAAGCACGATACGCCGGCGAATCCTGAGCATGCGGCTGGGCCAGCTGCGCAGGCGGGTGCAACGAAACCAGCGGCGGGAACGCCGCCGGTTCCGCCATCAATCGCCCCTGCTCTTCCACCCGCAAAGCCGACAGGCCGCCCAGCGATTGGCCTTGCTCTCGGCGGCGGCGGAGCGCCCGCCATGAGCGAGATCGGCGTTCTGCAGTGGTTTGAAGAGCACCACATCCCGGTCGACATGATCGCCGGAACCAGCATGGGCTGCATGGTCAGCGCGCTCTATTCGTCCGGCAAGACGGTCGACGAACTGAAGCGCGTCATGGACGACAGCGTCTTCAATTCCGTGTTCCGCTTTCAGTCTTCCTACCAGAGCCGAAGTTTTCGTCGCCGCGAGGATAGTCGCGACCTGCCCAATGCATTGACCATAGGTCTGCGGCATGGCGTCTCCTTTCGGAACTCGCTACTTACCGACCAGGGACTGAACGCGTTCCTCGACCGCGAGTTTCTGCGCTACTCCGATCAGACCGACTTCAACGCCATGCCCATCCCGCTCCGCTGCCTGGCGACTGATCTGAACGACGCGAAGACGGTGACGTTTGCGCGCGGGTCGCTTCCGGACGCGGTGCGAGCTTCGGTGTCGTTGCCGGGGATCTACCGGCCGTTTGCCATGGACGGCCACGAGTACGTCGATGGTGGAGTGCTCGAGAACCTTCCCACGCAGACGATCCACGCCATGAAGGCCGATGTGGTGCTGGCGGTGAGTCTTCCGCTGCCGCCGGTAGGCAAGGGCGAACTCGATTCGATCGTTGGCGTGCTGCAGCGCAGCTTCTCCGTCGCGATCGAAGACAGCGAGGAGCGATCGCGGAAGCTGGCCGATGTGGTGATGATGCCGGATGTGTCGGGGTTCAGTGCGGCGGATTATCTGAAAACAATCGACCTGGCGAAGCGGGGATACGCAGCCGCCGAGGCGCAGAAGGCAGCGCTGCTGAAGTACTCTCTGCCGGACGATCAATGGGCCGACTACCTGGCCGAACGTCAGGCGCGGCGGCGAGGGCCGGCGGGAACCGTCCTGCGGGTTCGCGTGCAGGCCCCGAACAAAGACCTGACGCACGCCGTGGAGCGTAGCTTCCAGCCGCTGATTGGACAACCCGTCAACACCACGAAGATAGATGGCCTGCTGGACGAGGTTCGCGGCGACGGGCGTTATGACGCGGACTACAGCGTGAGCTACGATCCCGCATCGGCGACGCAGCCAAGCATCCTGGTCACCGTGGCCGACAAAAAGATCGGGCCACCGTTCCTGCTGGTCGGCGCAAACGTCGAAGCGCAGACTGGCGGCGTCACGCGCGCTACGCTCGAGGGCATTCTGCTGGACCAGGACCTGGGCGGGTACGGGTCCGAGTTGCGCACGCATATCAAGGCGGGCTTTCTGACTGAGCTCAGTAGCGAGTACTACCGGGCTCTGCCTGACTTTCTTGCTCGAGGTAACGGAAGGCTCTTCGCCGCCCCGCGCATCGACCTGTTACGTGAGCCGTTCTACATCTACCAGAACCAGCGTCGCATCGCCGAACGGCAACTGGAGAACGGTGGTGGTGGGCTCGATCTGGGATGGAGCAACAAGAGCAGCAAGGAGCTGCGCCTGGGCTGGGAGATGGCGGGCATCCGATGGGAGAGCGTGGTTGGCACCGACGGCCAACCGGACATATCTGGATCGATGCAGCGCGTCCGCGCGCAGTACATCTACGACAACGAGGACCGGGCGCTGGTGCCGCAGTTCGGGCTGCACTCGGTCACGCGCGTGGGGTATCTCTACAACGCGACCGAGAGCGAGAATGCTCCCGAGATCACCACGAACAATACGTACGCGCACCAGATCGGCAACAACCTCTTCGTGATGGGCGGACAGGCGGGAACGCTCTTCAACCGCAACGTTGCCGAGCCGTTTCGGTTTACGCTGGGTGGGCCATTGAAGCTGTCAGCCAGCGCCATCGACGAGTATCGCGGCACGGACTATTACCTGCTGCAGCCATCGTTCCTGCGCCGCATCGCGACGCTGCCAGCGCCACTTGGGCAGAGCATCTACCTCGGATTTTCTTATGAGGCGGGACAGATGTATGCCC
This Granulicella aggregans DNA region includes the following protein-coding sequences:
- a CDS encoding patatin-like phospholipase family protein, producing MRSILSLGTPRGLTDVRSAIWPVLFACLWVLLASAGAQTLPAPDTAQPTPASAVSAASATGEKHDTPANPEHAAGPAAQAGATKPAAGTPPVPPSIAPALPPAKPTGRPAIGLALGGGGAPAMSEIGVLQWFEEHHIPVDMIAGTSMGCMVSALYSSGKTVDELKRVMDDSVFNSVFRFQSSYQSRSFRRREDSRDLPNALTIGLRHGVSFRNSLLTDQGLNAFLDREFLRYSDQTDFNAMPIPLRCLATDLNDAKTVTFARGSLPDAVRASVSLPGIYRPFAMDGHEYVDGGVLENLPTQTIHAMKADVVLAVSLPLPPVGKGELDSIVGVLQRSFSVAIEDSEERSRKLADVVMMPDVSGFSAADYLKTIDLAKRGYAAAEAQKAALLKYSLPDDQWADYLAERQARRRGPAGTVLRVRVQAPNKDLTHAVERSFQPLIGQPVNTTKIDGLLDEVRGDGRYDADYSVSYDPASATQPSILVTVADKKIGPPFLLVGANVEAQTGGVTRATLEGILLDQDLGGYGSELRTHIKAGFLTELSSEYYRALPDFLARGNGRLFAAPRIDLLREPFYIYQNQRRIAERQLENGGGGLDLGWSNKSSKELRLGWEMAGIRWESVVGTDGQPDISGSMQRVRAQYIYDNEDRALVPQFGLHSVTRVGYLYNATESENAPEITTNNTYAHQIGNNLFVMGGQAGTLFNRNVAEPFRFTLGGPLKLSASAIDEYRGTDYYLLQPSFLRRIATLPAPLGQSIYLGFSYEAGQMYAPHTPTITRQNILFGVVAETPLGIVTLAPAIGDSGHRKLVFTLGKFF
- the coaE gene encoding dephospho-CoA kinase (Dephospho-CoA kinase (CoaE) performs the final step in coenzyme A biosynthesis.) yields the protein MLRVGLTGGLGSGKSTACSLFAALGAHILSADEIARELMEPGQPVYDQIVAKFGPSVVLPDGRLFRPVLARIAFTYNRADELNAIIHPATIDRQIELTDELANRDPNAIVIVESALIFETRYGGEKGWRKRFDKLILVTAPEELRIARFLARTAPNGVLTREMRASLEADAQRRIALQIPDDQKAALCDYVLTNGGPLTELEWQVDQLWPLLLEAAQISEKT
- a CDS encoding bifunctional 5,10-methylenetetrahydrofolate dehydrogenase/5,10-methenyltetrahydrofolate cyclohydrolase, with translation MEQQSPSSIDTPSAPLLLDGVAIAASIKSEVGVEVQELAAQGIKPGLAVILVGEDPASQIYVRSKVKTCGELGIYSEMATPPASITTEELLAMVASLNAREEIDGILIQLPLPKHVDTRRVLDSVLPEKDVDGFHPVNAGRLQAGQPGLAPCTPAGIMQILKRSNLPVAGKNAVVLGRSDIVGKPAAVMLINASATVTVCHSKTKDLASFTRSADILVAAIGRPGFVTRDMVKPGAVLIDVGISRVTEPAEVEDFFGDDPARLESFAKRGSVVVGDIHPAAFKVSGAYTPVPGGVGALTIAMLMQNTVTAAKLRRGLPAKQA
- a CDS encoding Trm112 family protein; translation: MASSSRQRSISQALSGSLSGLLRCPVCKGPLSVEDVPAQQRISCLQCARCYPVIDGLPVLIPERAIAKVPDPSSTGDTASH